The nucleotide window CTGGTGGCGTTCCTGTTCGCCGCCATCCCGCTGGCGCCCGCTTTCGCCCACACCGGGACCGGCGTCTCGCTCGGCCTTCTGAGCGGCTTCATGCACCCCCTCTCCGGCGCCGACCATCTGGTGGCCATGGTAGCGGTGGGCCTGTGGGGCGCGCAGCTCGGCAATCCCGCCATCTGGGTGCTGCCGGTGACCTTCCCATTGGTGATGGCCGTGGGCGGCCTGCTCGGGGTGCTCGGCGTCCCGCTGCCAGCGGTGGAGCCGGTGATCGCTGTGTCGGGGATCGCCCTGGGCCTGATGGTGGCGCTCAGCGCCCGCCCGCCTTTGTGGGTGGCCGCCGTCATGGTGGGCGTGTTCGCCATCTTCCATGGCTATGCCCATGGCCGCGAGCTGCCCGAGGCGGCGGACGCGGTGGCCTATGCGGTGGGCTTCGTCGGGGCCACCGGCCTGCTCCACCTGTCGGGCATTCTCATCGGCGTGCTGGTGGGCTGGGAAGCCGGCGCCAGGGTGGTGCGCGCCTGTGGCGCCGCCATCGGCTGCGTCGGCGTCTACTTCCTGCTCGCCGCCGTGGGTGTCATCGAATGAAACGCTGGCTTCGCCTTCTCGCCGCGGCAGCAGCGCTCGCCCTCGCGCCCACCGCGGCCCACGCCCATCTGGTGGATACGCGGCTCGGCGATTTCTACAGCGGCGCGCTTCATCCCCTGACGGACCTGCAGCAGGTGCTGCCCTGGATGGCCTTGGCGGTGCTCGCCGCCTTCCAGGGGGCGCAGCGGGCGCGCTGGATCATCCTGGTGTTTCCGCTGGCCCTTGCCGTCGGCGGGGTGGCTTCGCTTTATGTCCCGCTGCCGGCCTTCGCGCCGTTCCTCGGCCTCGCGCTGGTGGCGGTCACGGGCCTTGCCGTGGCGGCGGCGGCGCGCCTGCCGCTGGGCGTGCTGCTCGCCATCGCGGTGGTGATGGGCCTGTTGCACGGCGCGCAGAACGGCGCAGCCATGGTGGCGACCACCGACCGGGTGCTGTTCCTCTCCGGCATGACCGCCATCGGCTATGGGGTGATCACGCTGGCCACCGGGAGCGCCATCGCCTTCCTGCACGGCGCGGCGTGGCGGCCTATCGCGCTCCGGGCTGGCGGCAGCTGGGTGGCGGCGGTGGGCATCATGGTGCTCGGCCTCAATCTGGTGCGCCCCGTCGCGGGGTGAGGGCCGGCGCGCCCGCTGGCCTCGGGTGCGTGCCGTCAGCCGGCCACGTTGAAATGGATGGAAGCTCGGCTAAGCTTGATCCCCAATGCCGAATCGCGGTTGCAGAGGGGAAAGGCGAATTGCCGCATTTCAATTCTTCGGCCATATCGCGGGCCGAATACAACCCGAAGACGCGGGTCCTGTCGATCTGGTTCACCGATGGCGGCGGGCCGTACGATTACGATCGCGTGCCCCTGTTCGTGTATGAGGGCCTGTGCCGGGCCGGGTCGAAGCGCAGCTTTTTCAAGACCTACATCCTGGACCAGTATACCGCCCGCTAAGGCATTTCCCGCGCGGACCAACTCACGGTCGTCACTCTAAGATATTGTTTGATGGGTACTTTTCCAGAGAGCCTGTTTCCACTTCGCGCGACACCGATGCAAGGCAGGCCCTGATCCCCTAATCCTCGGCCTCGAAACTGAAAAAGCCCCGGACCGGCCGGGGCTTTTTCATGTGTGAAAGACCAGTCGTATCAGCCGCCGGCCACCGGCAGCGGGATGGGCGCGGGGCCGAGCGCCGTACGGCGGGACGAGGCGGCGGAGGTGCGTTCGGCCACCCGGTCGGCGTAGGGCAGCTCCAGCCGCTCCCACACATCGGTGAGCGCCTTGGCCAGATGGGCGATCAGCGCGTCGTCGTGGAACGGGGTGGGGGTGATGCGCAGCCGCTCGGTGCCGCGGGGCACGGTGGGATAGTTGATGGGTTGGATATAGATGCCGTACTCGGCGAGCAGCAGGTCGCTCGCCATCTTGCAGGCCTTGGCGTCGCCCACCATCACCGGGACGATGTGGGTGGGGGTGTCCATCTGCGGCAGGCCGGCGGCGGCGAGGGCGCGCTTGACCTTGGCCACCTGGGCGCGCTGGCCGTCGCGTTCCGCCTGCGAATTCTTCAGGTGCCGCACCGAGGCGGCAGCCGCCGCCGCGACCGCCGGGGGCAGCGCGGTGGTGAAGATGAAGCCCGGCGCATAGGAGCGCACCGCGTCGATGATCAGGCGCTTGCCGGTGATGTAGCCGCCGACCACGCCGAAGGCCTTGCCCAGCGTGCCCTCGATCACGTCCACCTTGTGCATGACGCCGTCGCGCTCGGCCACGCCGCCGCCGCGCTCGCCATACATGCCCACGGCGTGGACTTCATCGAGATAGGTCATGGCGCCGTAGCGCTCGGCCAGCTCGCAGATGGCGCCGATGGGGGCGATGTCGCCGTCCATGGAATAGACGCTCTCGAACACCACCAGCTTGGGACGGTCGCCGGCGGCCTTGAGCAGCTCTTCCAGGTGCTCA belongs to Xanthobacter autotrophicus Py2 and includes:
- a CDS encoding hypothetical protein (KEGG: mlo:mll6859 hypothetical protein); translation: MRAGAPAGLGCVPSAGHVEMDGSSAKLDPQCRIAVAEGKGELPHFNSSAISRAEYNPKTRVLSIWFTDGGGPYDYDRVPLFVYEGLCRAGSKRSFFKTYILDQYTAR
- a CDS encoding conserved hypothetical protein (KEGG: bra:BRADO6337 hypothetical protein), with translation MKRWLRLLAAAAALALAPTAAHAHLVDTRLGDFYSGALHPLTDLQQVLPWMALAVLAAFQGAQRARWIILVFPLALAVGGVASLYVPLPAFAPFLGLALVAVTGLAVAAAARLPLGVLLAIAVVMGLLHGAQNGAAMVATTDRVLFLSGMTAIGYGVITLATGSAIAFLHGAAWRPIALRAGGSWVAAVGIMVLGLNLVRPVAG
- a CDS encoding 5-aminolevulinic acid synthase (TIGRFAM: 5-aminolevulinic acid synthase~PFAM: aminotransferase class I and II~KEGG: mlo:mll5695 5-aminolevulinic acid synthase); the protein is MNYDSFFADAIDALRKERRYRTFAEIERDARHFPRAVWHSPGGPRDIVVWCSNDYLGMGSHPDVVAAMCDAAKARGAGAGGTRNISGNSHEIVMLERELADLHGKESGLVFTSGYISNATGISTIVKLIPDCVVISDELNHNSMIEGVRHGGRQKAIFRHNDLEHLEELLKAAGDRPKLVVFESVYSMDGDIAPIGAICELAERYGAMTYLDEVHAVGMYGERGGGVAERDGVMHKVDVIEGTLGKAFGVVGGYITGKRLIIDAVRSYAPGFIFTTALPPAVAAAAAASVRHLKNSQAERDGQRAQVAKVKRALAAAGLPQMDTPTHIVPVMVGDAKACKMASDLLLAEYGIYIQPINYPTVPRGTERLRITPTPFHDDALIAHLAKALTDVWERLELPYADRVAERTSAASSRRTALGPAPIPLPVAGG
- a CDS encoding HupE/UreJ protein (PFAM: HupE/UreJ protein~KEGG: bbt:BBta_1290 hypothetical protein): MKRLRPNATALVAFLFAAIPLAPAFAHTGTGVSLGLLSGFMHPLSGADHLVAMVAVGLWGAQLGNPAIWVLPVTFPLVMAVGGLLGVLGVPLPAVEPVIAVSGIALGLMVALSARPPLWVAAVMVGVFAIFHGYAHGRELPEAADAVAYAVGFVGATGLLHLSGILIGVLVGWEAGARVVRACGAAIGCVGVYFLLAAVGVIE